A window of Candidatus Methylomirabilota bacterium genomic DNA:
TTGGGTCCGATCAGGACCTCTCCCTACGGAACACCCACACGCTGGGTTCCCATTCCTAGCAGCATGGGCGGGTAAAGTCAAATAGAAATGGTGTGATAGGGCCAATACCATAGCAGCTTGTCAAGAAAGTTCAAAGCCCTTTTCTCACACTTGCCCTTCGTCTCTGCCTGTGGCAGAATTCGCGATAGAACTTTACGAAACGAAAGGAATCTGAAGCAACATGGATTCGGCATTTACTGCGATAGCCGAACGCTTGAAAACCGCGACGTCGGTGGTGGCATTGACGGGGGCTGGGGTCTCGGCGGAGAGTGGTATCCCCACCTTTCGGGGCCCCGAGGGTCTTTGGCAGCACTATAAACCGGAAGACCTGGCTACCCCCCAGGCCTTTGCGCGCGACCCAAGGCTGGTCTGGGAGTGGTACGACTGGCGGCGCCAGAAAATCGCACCAGCATCCCCTAACCCTGCCCACGAGGTCCTCGCCCAACTGGAGCAGATCGTTCCCGACTTTCTGCTGATCACCCAAAATATCGATGGCCTGCACCGGCTGGCCGGCAGCCGGCGTCTCATTGAAATGCACGGATGTATCTGGCAGGTCCGCTGCCTGACCGAGGGAACCGTTTACGAAAACCGTGAAGTCCCGTTGAGTCTGCTGCCACCCCAATGTGCATGCGGAAGTATGGTCCGCCCTGACGTCGTCTGGTTCGGCGAGTCCCTTTCCGTCGAGGATCAAGCCCGCGCGTTCGCCGCTGCCGAATCAGCCGATATCTTTCTCACGATTGGCACCTCAGCCCTCGTCCAGCCTGCCGCCTCCCTGCCTATCGTGGCCAAGGACCGCGGTGCCTTCGTCGCCGAGATCAATCCCGTCCCTACCCCAATCACTCCCCTTGTTGATAGTCACTTCCAGGGTGCAGCGGGCGTGATCCTTCCCCAAATCCTATCTATTCTCCTAAAGAGCTAATCACCAATCCTTAAACCCAAACATCATCAAACTAGAAAAAAGCCCTTGACATATAAGGTCTTTCCATCTCTAATTCCGGCAACCAACCCTTGGAGGAGCCCATTCGTGAAACAGGACACGAAGATCGGCTTGTGTCTGGGCCTTCTCGCCATGGGGCTTACGAGTTGTACTGCGTTGGGCGCGGCGGCCACCGTCGTCGGCACGGCCTTTACCGGGGCGTCCTATGTACAGTCCCAGACCGTCGAACGCACGTTCTCCGCACCGATGCCAGTGGTGAAACGGGCCTGCCACCAAGCGCTTAAGGATATGGCCTTTACGATCAGGGAGAGTGAGGCTCGTGAAAATACATACCATATCGTAGCCGTAGCTTCTGACAGCTATGATCTCAGTATCACCATTACCCGCATCACAGCGAACGCCACCAGGGTTTCTGTAAACGCCGATTCTCTTCCAGAGCGGGATAAGGCCACCGGTGAGGAAATCATCAATCAAATGGCTGGTCTCCTGTCCCCTCCAGCCCCTCAGCGCTTTGCCTTCCCCAGTGTCACGGAAGAGGAAACGTCACAACTGTTGATCGACATGGCCCCACGACCTCCCATCCCTCTCGTAAGGACCGTGCGGCCCGCATCTCCCCAATTCTCGACCGACACATCACCTCCGCCGGGTGCGAAACTAGAATGGCCAAACGGCAACCAAGACGGGCCCCAGGTGGCAAGCCTCCGGGTGGAGGGACGAGAGGAGACCTTGAACCTCGAGCAGATATACGAGACCGGGACCCGTGACTACATCCAGGGAGACTTTCCGAGCGCGACCAAGCACTTCCGGAGATACCTCACAGCCCAGCCTGACAACGGTCAGGCACCAAAGGCGCTCTATTGGTTGGGAGAATCCCTGTATAGCCAGCGGCAGTATGCCGATGCCCTCCTCCAGTATGAGACCATCCTCCGGGACTATCCCGGCAGCCCCGAAGTCCCTCGGGCCCTCTTTAGAGGGGCCCATGTCTACCTGCAACTAGGAGACACACGCCAGGCAGAGGCCCTGCTCGAGACCCTGATCACACAGCACCCCAGTTCTCGAGAGGCCCAATTGACTAGAGCGACCACGGCAGGACAGTAAGAGGGCGGGGCCTCTTTTCCCTTGCAATTTTTCCTTGCTAACAGTACATAAGTGACAATTTCGGGAGGCCACGGGCAGCTCCTACCATGGCTAGTGTCGTGCTCCGCCGTCGGGGACAGCTGCGAGTACTGAGGGGACACCCCTGGATCTACCAGGCGGATGTGGAGCAAACCGATGGTGCACTCGGCAAGGGGGATCTCGTTGACGTCTACGGAACTGGGCGTCGCTTTCTCGGCCGGGGGTACATCAATCCGGACTCCCAGATCCTTGTACGCCTTCTCACACGAGATGCGGAGCCGATCAACGCCGCTTTCTTCCGCAGGCGGATCGCGGCCGCCATGGACTACCGGCAGCGACTCGCCATCCCTTCCAACGCCATTCGCATGGTGTACGCGGAGGCAGACGCTCTGCCCGGTCTCCTCCTCGATTGCTACGGGGATATCGGGGTTATCCAGATCCTCACGGCTGGCATGGAGCGACTCCGCGGGGTCTTGTTGCCCGTGATCCAAGAGCTGATCCACCCACACGGGACCTATCTCCGCAATGACGCCCCCTCCCGCCTTCTCGAAGGTCTCACTGTGGAGAAGGAATTCGTGGGGACCCCTTTCGACCCGGTCGTCAACATTCAGGAGGATGACCTTTACTTCCAAGTAAACATTGCCGCCGGACAAAAGACCGGATTTTTCCTCGATCAACGAGCAAACCGCCTTGCCGTTCGTCCGCTGGCTGCTGATCGACAGGTCCTCGATTGCTTCTGCTATACGGGGGGATTCGCGCTGCACGCGGCCAAGGCGGGGGCGCAACGTGTGGAAGGGATCGACAATTCCGCGGAAGCAGTTGCGGCGGCGACAGAAAATGCCAAGCGAAACCACCTCTCCGATCGGTGCGCCTTTCGGCGTGGGAACGCCTTTGACGAGCTCAGACAGCTCCAGGGTGCTGGACGGCGTTTCGATCTCATCATCCTCGACCCCCCCGCCTTTACCAAATCAAAAGAGGCCCTGCCCGGAGCGTTGCGTGGATACAAGGAAATTAACCTCCGAGCCATGAAGCTGTTGAATACCGGGGGAATCCTTGTTACTTCCTCTTGCTCCTACCATCTGAGCGAGGCAACCTTCTTACAGATGCTCGAGGACGCAGCAACCGATGCCAAGATCCAGTGTCGCATCCTGGCGATCCGGACCCAGGCTCCTGACCATCCGGTCCTCCTATCGGTGCCGGAGACCAAATATCTCAAGTGCGTCTTCCTGGAACGGCTGTGAGGGACCAAAGAACCTAGGGAGGATTCATGGGCGGAATCGAGTTCGATGCAAATCAGCTACAGCGCGTCCAGACGGCGTACGATCTGATGGCCGAGGAGTACGACATCCTTGATCACCGCATCAATCCCTTTTACGTCAATGGTTATAAGGTCCTGGGTTATTTTGTCCAGAAACTGAGCCCCCACTGGCGAGGACGGACCGTCTTGGATGTCGGTTGTGGGTCAGGACTCCAGACCGTTCAATTTGCTCCCCAGGCAAAACACGTGCTCGCGATCGACATTTCTAGAGCGCTGATGCGAAAAGTCCAAGACAAGCTGAAGGCACAGGGATTGACAAATGTCACCCTCCTCCAGGGGAACGCCACACAGCTCCCCCTCCAGGATTGCTCGGTGGATTTCGTCTCTTCTTACGGGGATGTGATCGGCCACATCCAGAACTACGAGCAAGCGATTGCCGAAATGGCGCGGGTCTGCCGCCACGGTGGCACGGTGACGCTCGAGTACGATAACAAGTGGCACCTCGGCCTGCTGTATCAATTCCGCGAACTCCGGAACGCCATCACCACGCGGCGTAGGGGAGACCTCAGACAATGGACCTATGAATACCTTAACCACGACTCAAAGGTGAACCTGACCTACAAGACCTTCACCTTTCCGGAAATGCAATCCCTGTTGAACCGGCACGGACTCACCGTGACCCAGCGGGCTGGGACGCACATTCTCTCTTCATTGATCCCCGACAAGATTCAGGATCCCCCCAAGGAGAGGCTCCCCCTCAAGTCATACCAGGTCTGGTTCCTCCAGACCATCGCGCAGTGCGACTTCCGCCTGAAGCGGCTCTTCCCCTTCTACACGTTCGGCTACTCCGCCATCGTGGTCGCCCGCAAAGAGTAACCGCTCACCGATGACCGACTACCGACGACCGAGCACCGCAAAAGCCCATTTGCCTGTTACGCTCTTCGGTTAACGGTCGTCTGTGGTCGGATAACGGTCATCAGACAACGGTAGTCGGTCGTCGGTCATCGCATGCCTGAACCTCACGATGCCTCTTTTCCCTCTTTCCCCTCTTTTCCCTTCTTCTCCCCTTCCCAGCCGAGCCGAGAGGAAACAGAGCTGCGAGTCACATCAATTTTGACATTCTCGGCGATCTTGAGCTTCACTTTGTTCTCATCTATCGCAATGATGGTCCCGTAGATCCCGCCCGCGGTCACGATCTGATCGCCCGTTTTGAGGGCCTTCAGCATCTCCCGCTGTTCCCGTTGCTTCTTTTGCTGGGGGCGGATCAAGATG
This region includes:
- a CDS encoding class I SAM-dependent methyltransferase; protein product: MGGIEFDANQLQRVQTAYDLMAEEYDILDHRINPFYVNGYKVLGYFVQKLSPHWRGRTVLDVGCGSGLQTVQFAPQAKHVLAIDISRALMRKVQDKLKAQGLTNVTLLQGNATQLPLQDCSVDFVSSYGDVIGHIQNYEQAIAEMARVCRHGGTVTLEYDNKWHLGLLYQFRELRNAITTRRRGDLRQWTYEYLNHDSKVNLTYKTFTFPEMQSLLNRHGLTVTQRAGTHILSSLIPDKIQDPPKERLPLKSYQVWFLQTIAQCDFRLKRLFPFYTFGYSAIVVARKE
- a CDS encoding NAD-dependent deacylase; amino-acid sequence: MDSAFTAIAERLKTATSVVALTGAGVSAESGIPTFRGPEGLWQHYKPEDLATPQAFARDPRLVWEWYDWRRQKIAPASPNPAHEVLAQLEQIVPDFLLITQNIDGLHRLAGSRRLIEMHGCIWQVRCLTEGTVYENREVPLSLLPPQCACGSMVRPDVVWFGESLSVEDQARAFAAAESADIFLTIGTSALVQPAASLPIVAKDRGAFVAEINPVPTPITPLVDSHFQGAAGVILPQILSILLKS
- the yajC gene encoding preprotein translocase subunit YajC, whose translation is MIDLAYAIGQTPGGGGGVGGFSALIPLVLMFAIFYFILIRPQQKKQREQREMLKALKTGDQIVTAGGIYGTIIAIDENKVKLKIAENVKIDVTRSSVSSRLGWEGEKKGKEGKEGKEAS
- a CDS encoding DUF3568 family protein, with the protein product MKQDTKIGLCLGLLAMGLTSCTALGAAATVVGTAFTGASYVQSQTVERTFSAPMPVVKRACHQALKDMAFTIRESEARENTYHIVAVASDSYDLSITITRITANATRVSVNADSLPERDKATGEEIINQMAGLLSPPAPQRFAFPSVTEEETSQLLIDMAPRPPIPLVRTVRPASPQFSTDTSPPPGAKLEWPNGNQDGPQVASLRVEGREETLNLEQIYETGTRDYIQGDFPSATKHFRRYLTAQPDNGQAPKALYWLGESLYSQRQYADALLQYETILRDYPGSPEVPRALFRGAHVYLQLGDTRQAEALLETLITQHPSSREAQLTRATTAGQ
- a CDS encoding class I SAM-dependent rRNA methyltransferase, whose product is MASVVLRRRGQLRVLRGHPWIYQADVEQTDGALGKGDLVDVYGTGRRFLGRGYINPDSQILVRLLTRDAEPINAAFFRRRIAAAMDYRQRLAIPSNAIRMVYAEADALPGLLLDCYGDIGVIQILTAGMERLRGVLLPVIQELIHPHGTYLRNDAPSRLLEGLTVEKEFVGTPFDPVVNIQEDDLYFQVNIAAGQKTGFFLDQRANRLAVRPLAADRQVLDCFCYTGGFALHAAKAGAQRVEGIDNSAEAVAAATENAKRNHLSDRCAFRRGNAFDELRQLQGAGRRFDLIILDPPAFTKSKEALPGALRGYKEINLRAMKLLNTGGILVTSSCSYHLSEATFLQMLEDAATDAKIQCRILAIRTQAPDHPVLLSVPETKYLKCVFLERL